A genomic stretch from Bradyrhizobium sp. 195 includes:
- a CDS encoding transglycosylase SLT domain-containing protein: MLWDLARFNLDATWRHVVLVLLLSAPIGAHAGDGNMDKPRAPSAIPSGGAQLGAGETPSSRAMIRKIIERETASTNLPADIAEAVVFVESGYNPAMIGNVGEIGLMQVRPETAAMLGFRGTDAELAEPDINIHYGVLYLSRAWRLAGGDICRALMKYRAGHGEEEMTPRSQVYCNRARNRLVAMNSKALDGEVAAVPDPAPRPTPAAQAAAPAKPASRPKVALQPKAVYARYRQGTAAASRAYWAAHEARVSQIKARIEARWKRVASR, from the coding sequence ATGCTGTGGGATCTGGCACGCTTCAATCTCGACGCGACGTGGAGACACGTGGTGCTCGTCCTGCTGCTGTCGGCCCCGATCGGCGCACACGCCGGCGACGGCAACATGGACAAGCCGCGCGCGCCGTCGGCGATCCCGAGCGGCGGGGCGCAGCTCGGTGCCGGCGAGACGCCGTCATCCCGGGCCATGATCCGGAAGATCATCGAGCGGGAAACCGCGAGCACCAATTTACCGGCCGATATCGCCGAAGCCGTCGTCTTCGTCGAAAGCGGATACAATCCAGCTATGATCGGCAACGTCGGTGAAATCGGCCTGATGCAGGTGCGGCCCGAGACGGCGGCGATGCTGGGCTTCCGGGGCACCGACGCGGAGCTCGCCGAACCCGACATCAATATCCACTATGGGGTGCTTTATCTCAGCCGGGCCTGGCGCTTGGCGGGCGGGGACATCTGCCGCGCCCTCATGAAATACCGGGCAGGCCATGGTGAAGAAGAGATGACGCCGCGGTCGCAGGTCTATTGCAACCGGGCCCGTAACCGTCTTGTCGCCATGAATTCGAAGGCCCTAGACGGCGAGGTCGCGGCCGTGCCGGATCCGGCGCCCCGGCCAACGCCCGCAGCTCAAGCGGCGGCTCCGGCCAAACCGGCGAGCCGTCCGAAGGTGGCGCTGCAGCCCAAAGCCGTCTATGCCCGCTATCGCCAAGGCACCGCGGCCGCCAGCCGCGCCTATTGGGCCGCGCACGAGGCTAGGGTCAGCCAGATCAAGGCTCGGATCGAGGCACGATGGAAGCGCGTCGCCTCGCGATGA
- a CDS encoding response regulator transcription factor → MNVRSHDGALRGEMDRQVGSQAHRIPKTVVDSARQEVRPAGRERLIVVEDDPVTRTMLVGYFSENNFDVVGAGSCAECRQALRARTDLVFLDLQLPDGDGFELAKEIQATSNAGIIFVTRRDTDVDRILGLEIAGDHYVTKPINLRDLLARARSVLRRRSLDRKAARNHNSIAFGDWIIDLTRRELLGSDGKPVALTRAEFDLLAALVGADGRPLSRDYLIEVVSNRQAEVDIRTVDALVARLRRKLVGSGTPVIATVTGVGYKLALSERL, encoded by the coding sequence GTGAATGTACGTTCACATGACGGCGCATTGCGCGGCGAGATGGATCGCCAGGTCGGGTCGCAGGCACACAGGATACCCAAGACCGTGGTTGATTCCGCACGTCAGGAAGTGCGTCCCGCCGGCCGCGAGCGGCTGATCGTCGTCGAGGACGATCCGGTGACGCGGACCATGCTGGTCGGCTATTTCAGCGAGAACAATTTCGACGTGGTCGGCGCCGGCTCCTGCGCGGAATGCCGCCAGGCGCTGCGCGCGCGCACCGACCTCGTCTTCCTCGATCTGCAGCTACCCGACGGCGACGGCTTCGAGCTCGCCAAGGAGATCCAGGCGACCAGCAATGCGGGCATCATCTTCGTGACGCGCCGCGACACCGACGTCGATCGCATCCTCGGCCTCGAGATCGCCGGCGATCACTACGTCACCAAGCCGATCAATCTGCGCGACCTGCTCGCGCGCGCACGCAGCGTGCTGCGGCGGCGCTCGCTCGACCGCAAGGCAGCCCGCAACCACAATTCGATCGCCTTCGGCGACTGGATCATCGACCTGACCCGGCGCGAATTGCTCGGCAGCGACGGCAAGCCGGTGGCGCTGACGCGCGCCGAATTCGATCTGCTCGCCGCGCTGGTCGGCGCCGACGGACGGCCGCTCAGCCGCGACTATCTGATCGAGGTCGTCAGCAATCGTCAGGCCGAGGTCGACATCCGCACGGTCGACGCGCTGGTGGCGCGGCTGCGCCGCAAGCTCGTCGGCAGCGGCACGCCCGTGATCGCGACCGTCACCGGCGTCGGCTACAAGCTCGCGCTCAGCGAGCGGCTGTAG
- a CDS encoding putative bifunctional diguanylate cyclase/phosphodiesterase has product MRTQTTSYLARLFAGDLSAFGGPATDEAVAGHIRAEQMSLVLGYSVGIMLANACNAIVLAIALWQSPDRIPALIWAVAVAAAAIGFGVQSRAARRITKPQFVSRRAMHRLVRNAFVLGAAWGIVPVTFFADASTGGQLVITCLCSGMLAGGALAFATIPIAAIAFTAPIFLGIAICLGRNGDLAFLLIAFLVVVYGSVLLRGVFVNSIAFARRVIRQIEAERTVRLDPLTHLPNRVAFNETLDAALRRLALSGEEFAVLLLDLDRFKEVNDKFGHPAGDEFLVQVAGRLQRCTRAAEHVARIGGDEFALVMNNLTRPEDALEIAERFVAAFEEPFQIEGRQIVGATSVGIVLAPRDGTTSLDVMKNADAALYRAKKAGPGTIRFFEEADDRVSRDRKALQSDLAGAIARNELFLVFQPFLDLDESRITGFEALLRWQHPERGLVPPSEFIPIAEETGLIHEIGEWAIRRACATVAKWPNEIRVAVNFSAAQFHNAGILQTIVQALSDAKIAPHRLEIEITESMLLSKYGSAESVLNALLQLGVTVALDDFGTGFSSLTYLRKLPFSRIKIDQSFIRDMLVQPDCAAIVKSVIGLARDLRIGVVAEGVETADQLEYLRQISCDEAQGYLISRPVSADSVLALLETKKYRAIYAA; this is encoded by the coding sequence ATGCGGACTCAAACGACCAGCTATCTCGCGCGGCTGTTCGCCGGCGATCTGTCGGCCTTTGGCGGTCCCGCAACCGACGAGGCCGTGGCCGGCCATATCCGCGCCGAACAGATGTCGCTTGTGCTCGGCTATTCGGTGGGCATCATGCTCGCCAATGCCTGCAACGCCATCGTGCTCGCCATCGCGCTGTGGCAGTCGCCGGACAGGATACCTGCCCTGATCTGGGCGGTCGCCGTGGCCGCCGCCGCAATCGGATTCGGCGTCCAATCCCGCGCCGCGCGTCGCATCACAAAACCGCAATTCGTCTCGCGCCGCGCCATGCATCGGCTCGTGCGAAATGCCTTCGTCCTCGGAGCGGCCTGGGGCATCGTCCCAGTCACCTTTTTCGCCGATGCCTCGACCGGCGGGCAGCTCGTCATCACCTGCCTGTGCTCGGGCATGCTGGCCGGCGGTGCGCTCGCCTTCGCCACCATCCCGATCGCGGCCATCGCCTTCACGGCGCCCATCTTCCTCGGCATCGCCATCTGCCTCGGCAGGAACGGCGATCTCGCCTTCCTGCTGATCGCCTTCCTCGTCGTGGTCTACGGCAGCGTGCTGCTGCGGGGCGTGTTCGTCAATTCGATCGCGTTCGCGCGGCGCGTGATCCGCCAGATCGAGGCGGAGCGGACGGTCCGGCTGGATCCTCTGACTCATCTGCCCAACCGCGTCGCCTTCAACGAAACGCTCGATGCCGCCCTGAGGCGGCTCGCTTTGTCCGGCGAGGAGTTCGCGGTACTCCTGCTCGATCTCGATCGCTTCAAGGAGGTCAACGACAAGTTCGGCCATCCTGCCGGCGACGAATTCCTGGTCCAGGTCGCAGGCCGCCTGCAGCGCTGCACGCGCGCGGCCGAACATGTCGCACGCATCGGCGGCGACGAATTCGCGCTGGTCATGAACAATCTGACGCGGCCGGAAGATGCACTCGAAATCGCCGAGCGCTTCGTCGCAGCCTTCGAGGAGCCGTTCCAGATCGAGGGCCGCCAGATCGTGGGCGCGACCAGCGTCGGCATCGTGCTGGCACCGCGCGACGGCACCACGTCGCTCGACGTCATGAAGAATGCTGACGCCGCGCTCTACCGCGCCAAGAAGGCGGGGCCGGGCACGATCCGCTTCTTCGAGGAAGCCGACGACAGGGTCTCACGCGATCGCAAGGCGCTGCAATCAGACCTCGCCGGCGCGATCGCGCGAAACGAGCTGTTCCTCGTGTTTCAACCGTTCCTCGATCTCGACGAAAGCCGGATCACCGGCTTCGAGGCGTTGCTCCGCTGGCAACATCCGGAGCGTGGGCTGGTGCCGCCGAGCGAATTCATCCCGATTGCGGAGGAGACCGGGCTGATCCACGAGATCGGCGAATGGGCCATCCGCCGCGCCTGCGCGACGGTTGCCAAGTGGCCGAACGAGATCAGGGTCGCCGTGAATTTCTCCGCGGCGCAGTTTCACAACGCCGGCATCCTCCAGACCATCGTGCAGGCGCTCAGCGACGCCAAGATCGCCCCGCACCGGCTCGAGATCGAGATCACTGAATCGATGCTGCTGTCGAAATACGGCTCGGCCGAGTCGGTCTTGAACGCGCTGCTGCAGCTCGGCGTCACCGTGGCGCTGGACGATTTCGGGACGGGCTTCTCCTCCCTCACCTATTTGCGCAAGCTGCCGTTCAGCCGGATCAAGATCGATCAGTCCTTCATCCGCGACATGCTGGTGCAGCCCGACTGCGCCGCCATCGTGAAATCGGTGATCGGTCTTGCGCGTGACCTGCGCATCGGTGTCGTCGCCGAGGGAGTCGAGACCGCCGACCAGCTCGAATATCTGCGCCAGATCAGTTGCGACGAGGCGCAGGGCTATCTGATCAGCCGGCCGGTGTCGGCGGATAGCGTGCTGGCGCTGCTGGAGACGAAGAAGTATCGGGCGATTTACGCGGCGTAG
- a CDS encoding GntR family transcriptional regulator, producing the protein MAEREVDRSVSQTVKAQLALRDQILSGALRPGERISELQAVETTGASRTPVRMALVRLEEEGLLEAIPSGGFMVKAFSERDISDSIELRGTLEGLAARFAAERGVSARELEPLKECLAAIDELLRQVPISIEAFSSYVALNARFHALLTELSRSPPLIRQIDRASALPFASPSGFVMAQSALPEAQQILIIGQEHHRVVIDAIENREGARAEAVMREHARLAVRNLRLALRNRTHLDLLPALALIKTATD; encoded by the coding sequence ATGGCCGAGCGTGAAGTCGACCGCTCTGTCTCGCAGACCGTGAAGGCGCAGCTCGCGCTGCGCGACCAGATTCTGTCGGGCGCCTTGCGCCCCGGCGAGCGCATCTCCGAGCTCCAGGCGGTGGAGACGACCGGCGCCTCGCGCACCCCGGTGCGCATGGCGCTGGTGCGGTTGGAGGAGGAGGGGCTGCTGGAAGCGATCCCTTCCGGCGGCTTCATGGTGAAGGCGTTTTCGGAGCGCGACATCTCCGATTCCATCGAGCTGCGCGGCACGCTCGAAGGCCTCGCCGCGCGCTTTGCCGCCGAGCGCGGCGTCTCGGCGCGTGAGCTGGAGCCGCTGAAGGAGTGCCTCGCCGCGATCGACGAGCTGTTGCGCCAGGTGCCGATCTCGATTGAGGCCTTCTCGTCCTATGTCGCGCTGAATGCGCGCTTCCACGCCCTGCTCACCGAATTGTCGCGCAGCCCGCCCTTGATCCGCCAGATCGATCGCGCCTCCGCGCTGCCTTTTGCATCCCCGAGCGGCTTCGTGATGGCGCAATCCGCGCTCCCCGAGGCGCAGCAGATCCTGATCATCGGCCAGGAGCACCATCGCGTCGTGATCGACGCCATCGAGAACCGCGAGGGTGCGCGCGCCGAAGCGGTCATGCGCGAACACGCGCGGCTCGCGGTGCGAAACCTGCGGCTTGCGCTGCGCAACCGGACCCATCTGGACCTCTTGCCGGCGCTCGCGCTGATCAAAACCGCAACCGATTGA
- a CDS encoding alpha/beta hydrolase family protein, with protein sequence MALLRKLLLLIAGLLVAGTPAPAAEFYTEDLRIPMAEAGPQGLEAFLVRPAGTKRYPLALLSHGSPRSFDDRATMSAHKYYGIALEYARRGFAALIVLRRGYGTSPGGRVDSVGGCAKAAYLPAAAVAVADLRAAIDAMARRADVTTTGMIAAGHSAGGLATVALTAQAPPGLVAAISFAGGRGSRDDDDVCNPDGLVQAFTSFGKTSRVPMLWVYATNDSYFGPDLARRLHDGFRASGGNATFIAAPAYGDDGHYLYSVAGRPQWTPYVDAFLRERALASRDILSPPDSLPPPRQLNEAARAEFARYLASTLPHKAFAVSPNGGYGWRAGRVTADEAQRDSLAACMKWSPTCTLYAIDDHLAGPSQPTSTDQSARAR encoded by the coding sequence ATGGCTCTCCTGCGCAAGCTGCTTCTGCTGATCGCCGGCCTCCTCGTGGCCGGTACGCCGGCGCCTGCCGCGGAGTTCTATACCGAGGATCTGCGCATCCCCATGGCCGAGGCCGGGCCGCAGGGGTTGGAGGCGTTTCTGGTCCGCCCTGCCGGGACGAAGCGCTATCCGCTCGCGCTGCTCAGCCACGGCTCGCCGCGCAGCTTCGACGACCGCGCGACCATGTCGGCGCACAAATATTACGGCATCGCGCTCGAATATGCCCGGCGCGGCTTTGCGGCGCTGATCGTGCTGCGGCGCGGCTATGGCACTTCGCCTGGCGGGCGCGTCGATAGCGTCGGCGGTTGCGCGAAGGCCGCTTATTTGCCGGCGGCCGCGGTCGCGGTAGCGGACTTACGCGCCGCGATCGATGCGATGGCGCGCCGGGCTGACGTCACGACAACAGGCATGATCGCGGCCGGCCATTCCGCCGGCGGGCTCGCCACTGTCGCGCTCACCGCGCAGGCGCCGCCCGGACTAGTCGCCGCGATCAGCTTCGCCGGCGGCCGCGGCTCGCGCGACGACGACGACGTCTGCAATCCGGATGGGCTGGTGCAGGCCTTCACCAGCTTCGGCAAGACCTCGCGCGTACCGATGCTCTGGGTCTATGCGACCAACGATTCGTATTTCGGCCCCGACCTCGCACGCCGTCTCCATGACGGATTTCGCGCCAGTGGCGGCAACGCGACATTCATCGCGGCGCCGGCTTACGGCGACGACGGCCACTACCTCTATTCGGTTGCGGGCCGTCCGCAATGGACGCCCTATGTCGACGCCTTCCTGCGCGAGCGCGCCCTCGCCAGCCGCGACATCCTGAGCCCGCCCGATTCCTTGCCGCCGCCGCGCCAGCTCAACGAGGCCGCGCGGGCCGAGTTTGCGCGCTATCTCGCCAGCACGCTGCCGCACAAGGCTTTCGCGGTGTCGCCAAACGGCGGCTATGGCTGGCGCGCGGGACGCGTGACGGCTGACGAGGCCCAGCGCGACTCGCTGGCGGCCTGCATGAAATGGTCGCCGACCTGCACGCTCTATGCGATCGACGACCATCTGGCCGGCCCCTCGCAACCGACGTCCACCGATCAGAGCGCCCGCGCGCGCTAG
- a CDS encoding IS481 family transposase, with translation MPWSEVSAMDQRHEFVRLALQEGANRRELCRRFNISPDVGYKWLRRWQAGDRELADRCRCPHAMPKRSEAAVEAQVLAVRDKHPAWGARKIAHCLKRRGQTVPVPSTVHQILCRHGRVKPSENAPPNPGHRFEKEAPNLLWQMDFKGHLPLANGTRCHPLTIVDDHSRYVLCLKACADEQRLTVQDHLTTTFRCYGLPEAFYTDNGSPWGDTSGVRWTGLKVWLLKLGVRVVHARPCHPQARGKNERFHRTLKAEVLAMRRFRTLPEVQRAFDAWRPVYNLERPHQGLDMHVPADRFRPSTRAMPARVPIVEYDSGEIVRRVSSTRPYISFKGRFWKVPQAFARERLAIRPLDRDGHYGIFFASWQVASIDLTNGQPVSDVSEQVSAMSPD, from the coding sequence ATGCCCTGGAGTGAGGTGTCAGCAATGGATCAGCGTCACGAGTTCGTGCGGCTGGCTTTGCAGGAGGGCGCCAATCGGCGCGAGTTGTGCCGACGGTTCAACATCAGCCCTGACGTGGGCTACAAATGGCTGCGGCGCTGGCAGGCTGGCGATCGAGAGCTGGCCGACCGCTGCCGTTGCCCGCATGCGATGCCCAAGCGCAGTGAGGCTGCGGTCGAGGCACAGGTTCTGGCCGTGCGGGACAAGCATCCGGCTTGGGGAGCGCGGAAGATCGCTCACTGCCTGAAGCGGCGCGGGCAGACGGTGCCCGTGCCGTCAACGGTGCACCAGATCCTGTGTCGGCACGGTCGGGTCAAGCCAAGCGAGAATGCACCGCCCAATCCGGGGCATCGCTTCGAGAAGGAAGCTCCTAACCTGCTGTGGCAGATGGACTTCAAGGGACACCTGCCGCTCGCCAACGGGACGCGATGTCATCCGCTGACAATTGTCGACGATCACTCGCGCTATGTCCTGTGCCTGAAGGCCTGCGCCGACGAGCAGCGTCTTACCGTGCAGGATCATCTGACGACGACGTTCCGCTGCTACGGCCTGCCGGAGGCTTTCTACACCGACAACGGCTCACCGTGGGGCGATACGTCAGGTGTTCGTTGGACCGGGCTGAAGGTGTGGCTGCTCAAGCTCGGTGTCAGGGTGGTGCATGCCAGGCCCTGTCACCCGCAGGCGCGCGGCAAGAACGAACGCTTCCATCGCACCCTGAAGGCCGAGGTTCTTGCCATGCGTCGCTTCCGCACTCTGCCGGAGGTCCAGCGCGCCTTCGACGCCTGGCGGCCAGTCTACAATCTGGAACGTCCCCACCAGGGCCTCGATATGCACGTCCCCGCCGATCGCTTCCGGCCGAGCACCCGTGCCATGCCGGCTCGCGTTCCGATCGTCGAATACGACAGCGGTGAGATCGTGCGCAGAGTCTCATCGACAAGACCCTACATCTCCTTCAAGGGGCGCTTCTGGAAGGTTCCCCAGGCCTTCGCCCGCGAGCGCCTCGCCATCCGGCCGCTGGACCGCGATGGCCATTACGGCATCTTCTTCGCCAGCTGGCAGGTCGCATCGATCGACTTGACCAATGGCCAACCTGTCAGTGATGTGTCCGAACAGGTGTCAGCCATGTCTCCGGACTAA
- the pgm gene encoding phosphoglucomutase (alpha-D-glucose-1,6-bisphosphate-dependent) has translation MADVHPAAGKQASPDALTNIPRLVTAYFAGKPDVADPAQRVAFGTSGHRGTSFKNTFNEGHILATTQAICDYRREKGLTGPLFIGIDTHALAEPALVSAVEVFAANGVDIMIDKDGGYTPTPVISHAILTYNKGRTSGHADGVVITPSHNPPEDGGYKYNPPHGGPADTDVTGVVEKRANAYLADALRGVNRIDYDKAKKAANVHAYDFITPYVADLGQVVDLDLVKSAGINIGIDPLGGAAVDYWHPIIERYGLKATVVNEAIDPTFRFMTVDWDGKIRMDCSSPYAMASLIGMRDRFDVAFANDTDADRHGIVTRTGGLMNPNHYLATAISYLFAHRPNWSRDAAIGKTVVSSSIIDRVAKKLGRKLVETPVGFKWFVDGLLTGGFGFGGEESAGASFLRRDGGVWTTDKDGIILGLLAAEIMAKTGRDPSQLFGELTTEFGVPHYARIDVAATGPQKNILKSVTPEQLGLKDLAGDPVRSTLSKAPGNGQPFGGIKVETDFGWFAARPSGTEDVYKIYAESFRSTEHLKRIQEEAQAGLAKVFGA, from the coding sequence GTGGCTGATGTTCATCCCGCGGCAGGCAAGCAGGCCTCGCCGGACGCGCTCACCAACATTCCGCGGCTGGTGACGGCCTATTTCGCCGGCAAGCCCGATGTCGCGGATCCCGCGCAGCGCGTGGCGTTCGGCACCTCCGGCCATCGCGGCACCTCGTTCAAGAACACCTTCAATGAGGGCCACATCCTCGCGACGACGCAGGCGATCTGTGACTATAGACGAGAAAAGGGGCTGACCGGACCGTTGTTCATCGGCATCGACACCCATGCGCTGGCCGAGCCGGCGCTGGTCAGCGCCGTCGAAGTGTTCGCCGCCAACGGCGTCGACATCATGATCGACAAGGACGGCGGCTACACGCCGACGCCTGTGATCTCGCACGCGATCCTCACCTATAACAAGGGACGCACCTCCGGCCATGCCGACGGCGTCGTCATCACGCCCTCGCACAATCCCCCCGAAGACGGCGGCTACAAATACAATCCGCCGCATGGCGGTCCCGCCGACACCGACGTCACGGGCGTGGTCGAAAAGCGTGCCAATGCCTACCTCGCCGATGCTCTCAGGGGCGTGAATCGCATCGACTACGACAAGGCGAAGAAAGCCGCGAACGTCCACGCTTACGACTTCATCACGCCCTATGTCGCTGATCTCGGACAAGTCGTCGATCTCGACTTGGTCAAATCCGCCGGCATCAATATCGGCATCGATCCGCTCGGCGGCGCCGCCGTGGATTATTGGCATCCGATCATCGAGCGCTACGGCCTGAAGGCCACCGTCGTGAACGAGGCGATCGACCCGACCTTCCGTTTCATGACAGTCGACTGGGACGGCAAGATCCGCATGGACTGCTCCTCGCCTTACGCGATGGCGAGCCTGATCGGGATGCGCGACCGCTTCGACGTCGCCTTTGCCAACGACACCGATGCCGATCGCCACGGCATCGTGACGCGCACGGGCGGCCTGATGAATCCGAACCATTATCTGGCGACCGCGATCTCCTATCTGTTCGCGCATCGCCCGAACTGGAGCAGGGATGCCGCGATCGGCAAGACCGTGGTGTCGAGCTCGATCATCGACCGCGTCGCCAAGAAGCTCGGCCGCAAGCTGGTCGAAACGCCGGTCGGCTTCAAATGGTTCGTGGACGGCCTTCTCACGGGCGGCTTCGGCTTCGGCGGCGAGGAGAGTGCAGGGGCCTCGTTCCTGCGCCGCGACGGCGGGGTGTGGACCACCGACAAGGACGGAATCATCCTCGGCCTGCTCGCCGCCGAGATCATGGCGAAGACCGGCCGCGACCCCAGCCAGCTGTTTGGCGAACTCACCACAGAGTTCGGCGTGCCGCATTACGCGCGCATCGACGTCGCCGCGACAGGGCCGCAAAAGAACATCCTCAAATCCGTCACGCCGGAGCAACTCGGCCTGAAGGATCTCGCCGGCGACCCTGTCCGCTCAACGCTGAGCAAGGCGCCCGGCAACGGTCAGCCGTTTGGCGGCATCAAGGTCGAAACCGATTTCGGCTGGTTCGCCGCCAGGCCCTCCGGCACCGAGGACGTCTACAAGATCTACGCCGAAAGCTTCCGCAGCACCGAGCACCTGAAGCGGATTCAGGAAGAGGCGCAGGCGGGTTTGGCGAAGGTGTTCGGGGCGTAG
- a CDS encoding aromatic ring-hydroxylating dioxygenase subunit alpha: protein MTKPFPMNAWYAAAWDAEVKPALLPRTICGKHVVMYRKADGSVAALEDACWHRLVPLSKGRLEGDTVVCGYHGLKYNAQGRCTFMPSQETINPSACVRAYPVVERHRYIWLWMGDPALADPALVPDMHWNHDPAWAGDGKTIHVKCDYRLVLDNLMDLTHETFVHGSSIGNEAVAEAPFDVTHGEKTVTVTRWMRGIEPPPFWAKQLGKTGLVDRWQIIRFEAPCTIAIDVGVAPTGTGAPEGDRSQGVNGFVLNTITPETEKTCHYFWAFVRNYQLDEQRITTEIREGVSGIFHEDELILEAQQRAMDENPDRIFYNLNIDAGAMWTRKLIDRMVAKENGPQHLQAAE from the coding sequence GTGACAAAGCCCTTCCCGATGAACGCCTGGTACGCCGCCGCCTGGGACGCCGAGGTGAAGCCGGCGCTGCTGCCGCGGACGATCTGCGGCAAGCATGTCGTGATGTACCGCAAGGCCGACGGTTCGGTCGCTGCGCTGGAAGATGCCTGCTGGCACCGCCTGGTGCCGCTGTCCAAGGGGCGGCTCGAAGGCGACACCGTCGTCTGCGGCTATCACGGCCTGAAATACAACGCGCAAGGTCGCTGCACCTTCATGCCCTCGCAGGAGACCATCAACCCGTCGGCCTGCGTCCGCGCCTATCCCGTGGTCGAGCGCCACCGCTACATCTGGCTCTGGATGGGCGATCCCGCGCTGGCCGATCCCGCGCTGGTCCCCGACATGCACTGGAATCACGATCCGGCCTGGGCCGGCGACGGCAAGACCATCCATGTCAAATGCGACTATCGCCTCGTGCTCGACAATCTCATGGACCTCACCCATGAGACGTTCGTGCACGGCTCCTCGATCGGCAACGAGGCGGTCGCCGAGGCCCCGTTCGACGTCACCCATGGCGAGAAGACGGTCACGGTGACGCGCTGGATGCGCGGCATCGAGCCGCCGCCGTTCTGGGCCAAGCAGCTCGGCAAGACCGGTCTCGTCGATCGCTGGCAGATCATCCGTTTTGAAGCACCATGCACGATCGCGATCGACGTCGGCGTCGCGCCGACCGGCACCGGCGCGCCCGAAGGCGACCGATCGCAGGGCGTCAACGGCTTCGTGCTCAACACCATCACGCCGGAGACCGAGAAGACCTGTCACTATTTCTGGGCCTTCGTGCGCAACTATCAGCTCGACGAGCAGCGCATCACCACCGAGATCCGCGAGGGCGTCTCCGGCATCTTCCACGAGGACGAGCTGATCCTCGAGGCGCAGCAGCGCGCCATGGACGAGAACCCCGACCGCATCTTCTACAACCTCAACATCGACGCCGGCGCGATGTGGACGCGCAAGCTGATCGACAGGATGGTGGCGAAGGAAAACGGGCCGCAGCATCTTCAGGCCGCGGAGTAG
- a CDS encoding PDR/VanB family oxidoreductase: MRFIETWIPATLVSTRDLAPGIREFLIRPDQFDGAAYPVGSHINVSVTIDGLPETRSYSLVGEATSQGFKIAVRRTDDSRGGSRYMWQLAPGARLDITQPASLLAVDWARERYCLIAGGIGITPILGAAQALARRGADVTLHYAVRSRGEAAYLDDLAAMLGDRLVVHASDEGRRLDLDALFASLPKGALALFCGPMRMLDAARHAWIGAGHPLPDLRYETFGSSGTLPTETFRVRLKGSDVELEIPRERSMLDVLNASGHDVMYDCKRGECGLCAIDVVAVDGEIDHRDVFFSDHQKQSNQKICACVSRARGTITVDTLLRADTI, translated from the coding sequence ATGCGCTTCATCGAAACCTGGATTCCCGCGACGCTGGTCTCGACCCGCGATCTCGCACCCGGCATCCGCGAATTCCTGATCCGCCCCGATCAGTTCGACGGCGCGGCCTATCCGGTCGGCAGCCACATCAATGTCAGCGTCACCATCGACGGTCTTCCGGAGACGCGATCCTATTCGCTGGTCGGTGAGGCCACCTCGCAAGGCTTCAAGATAGCGGTGCGCCGCACGGATGATTCCCGCGGCGGCTCGCGCTACATGTGGCAACTCGCGCCGGGCGCGCGGCTCGACATCACGCAGCCCGCCTCGCTGCTTGCAGTCGACTGGGCGCGCGAACGCTACTGCCTGATCGCCGGTGGCATCGGCATCACCCCGATCCTCGGCGCCGCGCAGGCACTGGCGCGGCGCGGGGCCGACGTCACGCTGCATTATGCGGTGCGCTCGCGCGGCGAGGCCGCCTATCTCGACGATCTCGCCGCGATGCTTGGAGATCGCCTGGTCGTTCACGCCAGCGACGAAGGCCGGCGGCTCGATCTCGATGCGCTGTTCGCGTCGCTCCCCAAGGGCGCGCTGGCGCTGTTCTGTGGTCCGATGCGGATGCTCGACGCCGCGCGTCACGCCTGGATCGGCGCCGGCCATCCGCTCCCCGATCTCCGCTACGAGACCTTTGGCTCCAGCGGCACGCTGCCGACCGAGACGTTTCGCGTGCGCCTGAAGGGATCCGATGTCGAGCTCGAGATCCCGCGGGAACGCTCGATGCTGGACGTGCTCAATGCCAGCGGCCATGACGTGATGTACGATTGCAAGCGCGGCGAATGCGGCCTCTGCGCCATCGACGTGGTCGCGGTCGACGGCGAGATCGACCATCGCGACGTCTTCTTCAGCGATCATCAGAAGCAAAGCAACCAGAAGATCTGCGCCTGCGTCTCCCGCGCACGCGGCACGATTACCGTGGACACGCTGCTGCGCGCGGATACGATTTAA